In Mycetocola zhujimingii, one DNA window encodes the following:
- a CDS encoding protein kinase domain-containing protein, with protein MAPRQVATPPELPGLQYVRPLGAGGFSDVYLYEQELPKRQVAVKVLASDELTDALRAAFIAEANLMAQLSAHPYIVTIYHAALAPDGRPYFVMEYCSGPSLAEQYKRARFSVADALRTGVRLSSAVATAHAAGILHRDIKPANVLTNNYGWPALTDFGISSAVDTELPVNSTTRAAMNAEVGATAAGSIGMSIPWSPPEMFDDNPQPDVRSDVFSLAATLYTLLAGHTPFEIPGRPNGTVDLIGRIERGTVTPMDRDDIPRSLTSILAKGMSVQADDRFSTAVDFARALQRVEMELSYAPTAIDVPNLTILDRPGDRAEDSEDKTRIRGVATVHAQPAKVQAPPSVQPPASSPVQAGGDPTVIRRMPSIQPHGAGPAVPSIAGDAPEHTVIRERATPTEVEDAPAPAPKPRRLLPLLAGAGAIVVVAGGIVAAVVFGSGAENPNAAPTPTASSDIVTAGVPQPQPVSVSPVGDGSSVTFAWSNPEPEDGDTFIWRRVGGAADEQPKTAKEPTVTLDSITPGSQVCIEIVTRRSSGKVSGDPLEMCTQ; from the coding sequence GTGGCCCCTCGCCAGGTCGCCACTCCTCCGGAGTTGCCCGGCCTCCAATACGTCCGGCCGCTCGGCGCCGGCGGATTCAGTGACGTCTACCTCTACGAGCAGGAACTCCCCAAGCGCCAGGTGGCGGTCAAGGTGCTCGCATCCGACGAACTCACCGACGCGCTTCGGGCCGCCTTCATCGCCGAAGCGAACCTCATGGCCCAGCTCTCGGCGCACCCGTACATCGTCACGATTTACCACGCGGCGCTTGCGCCCGACGGACGCCCGTACTTCGTCATGGAGTACTGTTCGGGGCCGAGCCTCGCCGAGCAGTACAAGCGGGCGCGGTTCAGTGTCGCCGATGCGCTGCGCACCGGAGTTCGGCTGTCCAGCGCCGTCGCGACGGCGCACGCGGCAGGCATCCTGCACCGGGACATCAAGCCGGCGAACGTTCTGACCAACAACTACGGCTGGCCCGCCCTCACCGACTTCGGGATTTCGAGCGCTGTCGACACCGAACTGCCCGTCAACTCGACGACACGGGCGGCGATGAACGCCGAGGTCGGAGCGACAGCGGCCGGTTCCATCGGCATGTCGATTCCGTGGTCACCGCCAGAGATGTTCGACGACAACCCGCAGCCGGACGTGCGCAGCGACGTGTTTTCGCTCGCCGCAACGCTGTACACCCTGCTCGCGGGCCACACGCCCTTCGAGATCCCCGGACGCCCCAACGGCACCGTCGACCTCATCGGCCGGATCGAGCGCGGCACGGTCACACCGATGGACCGCGACGACATTCCGCGGTCGCTGACCTCCATCCTCGCGAAGGGGATGTCGGTTCAGGCCGACGATCGCTTCTCCACCGCCGTCGATTTCGCACGGGCGCTGCAGCGCGTTGAGATGGAGCTCTCGTACGCGCCGACCGCCATCGATGTACCGAATCTCACGATTCTTGACCGACCGGGCGACCGGGCTGAGGACTCAGAGGACAAGACGCGGATCCGTGGCGTCGCCACCGTGCACGCGCAGCCCGCCAAGGTGCAGGCGCCGCCGTCCGTCCAGCCTCCAGCGTCCTCGCCGGTTCAGGCCGGTGGGGACCCGACGGTCATCAGGCGGATGCCGTCGATCCAGCCCCACGGGGCGGGGCCCGCCGTTCCTTCTATCGCCGGCGACGCTCCCGAGCACACAGTCATCCGTGAGCGGGCCACACCGACGGAGGTCGAAGACGCACCCGCGCCCGCACCGAAACCACGCCGACTCCTTCCGCTCCTGGCCGGTGCGGGTGCGATCGTGGTCGTCGCCGGCGGTATTGTCGCAGCCGTCGTCTTTGGCTCCGGCGCTGAGAACCCGAACGCGGCTCCCACCCCAACGGCCTCGTCCGACATCGTGACGGCGGGAGTGCCCCAGCCGCAACCGGTGTCGGTGTCACCGGTCGGTGACGGCAGTTCGGTGACGTTCGCCTGGTCGAACCCCGAACCGGAAGACGGCGATACCTTCATCTGGCGGCGAGTCGGTGGCGCGGCCGACGAGCAACCCAAAACCGCGAAGGAGCCGACGGTGACCCTCGACTCGATCACCCCGGGAAGCCAGGTCTGCATCGAGATCGTCACCAGGCGAAGCTCCGGGAAAGTGTCGGGCGACCCATTGGAGATGTGCACACAGTGA
- a CDS encoding FHA domain-containing protein: protein MTGYLYADAPEHDWLAVATTGRVLVAQVAQDAERIAEVASAIDPAASVQTVLEMLTAKGLSNVGPFALVFWVDGAMRSNGLGVIVRGGATVSVVTDDGTVVVSSRGVTTWTEQVVENAVTFTVDTGAGSSDAPLLPLTQGAAWVSSIRLDSDASESGDEQKKTDAATATPRRAPQHAEPKPTPKPTPEPAPEPAPEPAPEPESPSLAESTEETRVFHTTTGVKPEAETPVAPASQDEPDGYDYLFGATVFRTVGSAAVEQPGDEDEDAGRPAAPATHQQPASTAASPAPASSTTVASAPASSTTLGDHDGNTMLAADILEARRRTQAHGAPQGTPVATSSPQPAQPTHAYVLELPGGGKQPLTAPVILGRAPSVSNVPASVLPHLVTLTGDDISRSHLRVAVEGGTVVVTDLHSSNGTHVVAPGKPPQLLRGGEPTPVIIGTVIDLGSDIVLRITEA from the coding sequence ATGACAGGGTATCTCTACGCCGACGCGCCCGAGCACGACTGGCTTGCCGTCGCGACGACCGGCCGCGTCCTCGTGGCCCAGGTCGCGCAGGACGCAGAACGGATCGCCGAGGTTGCCTCGGCAATCGACCCCGCTGCATCCGTCCAGACCGTCCTGGAAATGCTCACCGCAAAAGGGTTGTCGAACGTTGGACCGTTCGCCCTCGTGTTCTGGGTAGACGGTGCCATGCGCAGCAATGGCCTCGGAGTCATCGTGCGCGGGGGAGCGACAGTCAGCGTCGTCACCGACGACGGCACGGTCGTGGTCTCCTCACGTGGAGTGACCACATGGACCGAGCAGGTCGTGGAGAACGCCGTCACTTTCACCGTCGACACCGGTGCCGGCTCGTCCGACGCTCCACTGCTCCCGCTGACGCAGGGCGCGGCGTGGGTGTCGTCCATTCGACTCGACAGCGACGCGAGCGAGTCCGGCGATGAGCAGAAGAAAACGGATGCCGCGACGGCCACGCCGCGACGGGCTCCCCAGCACGCTGAACCGAAACCCACACCGAAACCCACACCGGAACCCGCACCGGAACCCGCACCGGAACCCGCACCGGAACCCGAATCACCGTCGCTCGCTGAGAGCACAGAAGAGACGCGCGTTTTCCACACCACCACCGGGGTGAAGCCTGAAGCCGAGACTCCCGTCGCTCCGGCCAGCCAGGACGAACCCGATGGTTACGACTACCTCTTCGGGGCAACCGTCTTCCGCACCGTCGGTTCCGCTGCGGTCGAGCAGCCCGGCGATGAGGACGAGGATGCCGGCCGCCCCGCCGCCCCGGCGACTCACCAGCAGCCCGCATCGACGGCAGCGTCCCCGGCACCAGCTTCCTCGACGACCGTTGCCTCAGCGCCAGCTTCCTCGACGACGCTCGGCGACCACGACGGCAACACCATGCTGGCCGCGGACATCCTCGAGGCTCGCAGACGCACCCAGGCTCACGGGGCGCCCCAGGGAACACCGGTCGCGACGAGCTCTCCGCAGCCCGCGCAACCCACACACGCGTACGTGCTCGAACTGCCCGGCGGCGGAAAGCAGCCACTGACGGCACCCGTGATCCTGGGCCGGGCGCCGAGCGTGTCAAACGTGCCGGCATCCGTTCTCCCGCACCTCGTCACCCTCACCGGCGATGACATCTCGCGCAGCCACCTCCGCGTCGCGGTCGAGGGCGGAACTGTCGTCGTGACCGACCTGCACTCGAGCAACGGCACCCACGTCGTCGCCCCTGGCAAGCCGCCGCAGTTGCTTCGCGGCGGAGAGCCGACCCCGGTCATCATCGGGACGGTCATCGACCTCGGCAGTGACATCGTGTTGCGCATCACGGAGGCATAG
- a CDS encoding PP2C family protein-serine/threonine phosphatase produces MSAHVETITTPRSIVTVTVTGRSETGHVREHNEDSLIAEAPIFAVADGMGGHTRGDLASQAMVHQLSHSIRRGEPTSPEAVFTAITAANSLISSWAESSGIAGTTVAGLALVSLSSQADCHWMAFNIGDSRVYLWDDHQLRQVTVDHSAIQELIDAGDITPFEALTHPERNVVTRAVGVETDADPDVWLLPASDHQTFLICSDGLTREVSTEQIEAVLRSGVEDPAERLLQLALDAGAHDNVTILIVDSRSVDTAPPRPGYHENRSLGFLEQTLPRI; encoded by the coding sequence ATGTCTGCCCACGTTGAAACCATCACCACTCCGCGCTCGATAGTGACGGTGACCGTCACCGGCCGGAGCGAAACCGGACACGTCCGGGAGCACAACGAAGACAGCCTGATCGCGGAAGCGCCGATCTTCGCCGTCGCCGACGGGATGGGCGGACACACCCGCGGGGATCTTGCCAGCCAGGCGATGGTGCACCAGCTGTCGCACAGCATCCGCCGCGGGGAGCCGACGTCGCCCGAGGCCGTCTTCACGGCGATCACCGCCGCAAACTCCCTCATCTCGTCGTGGGCCGAGAGCTCGGGAATCGCGGGAACAACGGTGGCGGGGCTCGCCCTCGTGTCGCTCTCGAGCCAGGCCGACTGCCACTGGATGGCGTTCAACATCGGTGACTCCCGGGTATACCTCTGGGACGACCACCAGCTGCGTCAGGTCACCGTCGACCACTCAGCGATCCAGGAACTCATCGACGCGGGAGACATCACGCCGTTCGAGGCGCTGACCCACCCCGAACGCAACGTCGTCACCCGCGCGGTCGGCGTCGAAACCGATGCCGACCCCGATGTCTGGCTGCTCCCGGCATCCGACCACCAGACGTTCCTCATCTGCTCTGATGGGCTCACGCGTGAGGTATCCACCGAGCAGATCGAAGCTGTGCTGCGGTCCGGCGTCGAAGATCCGGCCGAGCGTTTGCTTCAACTTGCCCTCGACGCCGGTGCGCACGACAACGTGACCATCCTCATCGTCGACTCGCGCAGCGTCGACACGGCGCCACCGCGCCCGGGCTATCATGAAAATCGGTCGCTCGGATTCCTCGAGCAGACCCTGCCGAGGATCTGA
- a CDS encoding WXG100 family type VII secretion target gives MANMNVTYSEMTDAATRLTTGKEDLVSKLTELQTQVNSLVQNGFVTDQASGAFQTSYDQFTKGTTEAVNGLEGMSQFLTQAADALGNVDSELAKGISG, from the coding sequence ATGGCGAACATGAATGTGACTTACAGCGAGATGACGGATGCTGCTACGCGTCTGACGACGGGTAAGGAAGATCTCGTTTCGAAGCTGACTGAGTTGCAGACGCAGGTGAACAGCCTGGTTCAGAACGGGTTTGTGACTGACCAGGCTTCGGGTGCGTTCCAGACGTCGTATGACCAGTTCACCAAGGGCACGACGGAGGCTGTGAACGGTCTTGAGGGCATGAGCCAGTTCCTGACGCAGGCGGCGGATGCTCTCGGCAACGTTGACAGCGAGCTCGCCAAGGGCATCAGCGGCTAA
- a CDS encoding putative T7SS-secreted protein, producing the protein MADTEFQPLEGDDAVVSSKATHYLEIAHAITRSIASLKSLADTSQMTSKAIDAVRTSATAVAEDIAKAQERYEVTANALQTYAGKLKTAKSNADTAIASIGSAQSSVDAAETAKTTAQKAAEGDPTLPTTAVDDADSDLVAASSALTGYQQDWRDARTYKNNAAEAAIASIIGVTEGKKGDKLNDTGWDNIGSKLYEAFKNICKWAGILAIFLSWVPFLGPILLVLAAIGALIELIDSLVKAIAEGGSWMDVLGAAVGVALTFFGGALIKHLGKLAKSSIMIKSAAKVTGNPAGLKRMKVRLGLKGNQSIAPSMMEAGARVRMGIKDIFFKEPFKAMTTIEKGMVPADFRSIKTLFKNFVVDPGLAAVKFNKDTYTAIRLAIDNPSVLQDSMTLARLGLAATVHGAQSTNAVLNFDVTDWESYAIGPLGDIAKEVNSYLPSASEK; encoded by the coding sequence ATGGCTGACACCGAGTTCCAACCTCTTGAGGGCGACGACGCCGTCGTCTCGTCGAAGGCGACCCACTACCTGGAGATCGCGCACGCGATTACCCGTTCGATCGCATCCCTCAAGAGCCTTGCCGACACCAGCCAGATGACGAGCAAGGCAATCGATGCGGTCCGCACGAGCGCAACCGCGGTCGCGGAGGACATCGCGAAGGCACAAGAGCGCTACGAGGTCACGGCAAACGCCCTTCAGACCTACGCGGGCAAACTGAAGACGGCGAAGAGCAACGCAGACACAGCCATCGCGAGTATCGGCTCGGCCCAGTCCAGCGTCGATGCGGCCGAGACCGCAAAGACGACGGCTCAGAAGGCCGCCGAAGGTGACCCCACATTGCCGACGACCGCCGTCGATGACGCCGACTCGGACCTGGTAGCTGCATCGAGCGCATTGACGGGTTACCAGCAGGATTGGCGTGATGCCAGGACGTACAAGAACAACGCCGCCGAAGCCGCGATAGCGTCGATCATCGGAGTCACCGAGGGAAAGAAGGGCGACAAGCTCAACGACACCGGGTGGGACAACATCGGATCCAAGCTCTACGAGGCGTTCAAGAACATCTGCAAGTGGGCCGGGATTCTGGCCATCTTCTTATCGTGGGTGCCTTTTCTCGGGCCGATCCTCCTGGTGCTCGCCGCGATCGGCGCCCTCATCGAACTTATCGATTCGCTTGTCAAAGCCATCGCCGAGGGCGGAAGCTGGATGGACGTTCTGGGAGCCGCCGTTGGCGTCGCCCTCACCTTCTTCGGTGGCGCACTGATCAAGCACCTCGGAAAGCTCGCCAAGTCCTCGATCATGATCAAGAGCGCAGCGAAGGTCACCGGGAATCCTGCCGGACTCAAGCGGATGAAGGTCAGGCTCGGTCTGAAGGGCAACCAGAGCATCGCGCCGTCGATGATGGAAGCCGGTGCGCGAGTACGTATGGGCATCAAGGACATCTTCTTCAAGGAGCCGTTCAAGGCGATGACGACGATCGAGAAGGGTATGGTTCCTGCCGACTTCCGTAGTATCAAGACGCTCTTCAAGAACTTCGTTGTGGATCCGGGGCTCGCTGCCGTGAAGTTCAACAAAGACACGTACACGGCGATTCGCCTGGCCATCGACAACCCCTCAGTTCTTCAGGACTCCATGACTCTGGCGCGGTTGGGCCTCGCCGCCACAGTCCACGGTGCGCAGTCCACGAACGCGGTGTTGAACTTCGATGTCACCGACTGGGAGAGCTACGCGATCGGCCCGCTTGGTGATATCGCCAAGGAAGTCAACTCGTACCTGCCATCCGCGAGCGAGAAATAA
- a CDS encoding WXG100 family type VII secretion target gives MANMNVTYSEMTDAATRLTTGKEDLVSKLTELQTQVNSLVQNGFVTDQASGAFQTSYDQFTKGTTEAVNGLEGMSQFLTQAADALGNVDSELAKGISG, from the coding sequence ATGGCGAACATGAATGTGACTTACAGCGAGATGACGGATGCTGCTACGCGTCTGACGACGGGTAAGGAAGATCTCGTTTCGAAGCTGACTGAGTTGCAGACGCAGGTGAACAGCCTGGTTCAGAACGGGTTTGTGACTGACCAGGCTTCGGGTGCGTTCCAGACGTCGTATGACCAGTTCACCAAGGGCACGACGGAGGCTGTGAACGGTCTTGAGGGCATGAGCCAGTTCCTGACGCAGGCGGCGGATGCTCTCGGCAACGTTGACAGCGAGCTCGCCAAGGGCATCAGCGGTTAA